A genomic region of Branchiostoma lanceolatum isolate klBraLanc5 chromosome 4, klBraLanc5.hap2, whole genome shotgun sequence contains the following coding sequences:
- the LOC136433920 gene encoding uncharacterized protein, producing MAESHPEASDPQTGKNDKQNDEQQETTAEQELDNLICTTTRKRKICPQKITQQLSKKLKAQTTALDHYVPKVESSLVIPEDCDPADDQSLLDRMRDSMHTLGQQIKTIPAVLEKAKRTKEVLMEQPAAITKTDRVLFRPHKDEAKMAASLTPLRNQLDWSPAPTPSPRPNRKLQLEDKVATKSLRTNTAPGYVLRQKN from the exons atggcggaaagtCATCCTGAAGCGTCAG ATCCGCAAACGGGCAAGAATGACAAGCAGAACGACGAGCAGCAGGAGACGACAGCGGAGCAGGAGCTAGACAACCTGATCTGCACCACCACAAGGAAGAGGAAGATCTGTCCGCAGAAGATAACCCAACAACTCTCCAAGAAACTGAAGGCCCAGACGACCGCACTG GATCACTATGTCCCAAAGGTGGAAAGTTCCTTGGTCATACCTGAAGACTGCGATCCAGCAG ATGATCAGAGTCTTCTGGACAGAATGAGGGACTCCATGCACACCTTAGGACAGCAGATCAAG ACCATCCCAGCAGTTCTTGAGAAGGCAAAGAGAACTAAGGAAGTACTTATGGAGCAGCCTGCTGCTATCACCAAGACAGACAGGGTTCTCTTCAGACCACACAAGGATGAAGCAAAG ATGGCAGCCTCTCTCACACCGCTGCGGAACCAGCTGGATTGGAGCCCCGCCCCCACGCCCTCGCCGCGCCCCAACAGAAAACTCCAGCTGGAGGACAAGGTCGCCACCAAGTCCCTCAGGACAAACACGGCCCCTGGCTACGTTCTGAGGCAGAAAAACTAG